The window GCATATTTGTGACGCACTAGGTTTCTTTGTATTTGTAACCATGCAGGATGAAACGTGTGCCTCTTTTCTGTAAGACCTCTATCTTTTCTATTTCCCTGATGGTTTATTGGTTCCAGATGACAGCATTGTATTCTAGTACTGATCTTACCATGGCCAAGTAGGCTAACTTTTTGTACTCTTGGGGGCACTAGCTTAAGTTTCTTTTCAGCAAGCCTAGTGTACAGCTTGATTTGCTGTTTGTTTTCCTATGCGGCTGGTCCATTTTATGTCATCAGATATAATAAGACCTAAACGTTGGCAAGGATTTGTTTGTAAAAACATGTGGTTGTCTAGTGGGTAAAAGtttgttgattttgtttatagCTCATTATATAGTAATATTTAGCATTAAATTTCATTCCCCAATTTATTGCCCATACTTCTGTTTCCCTTTTCTTGCAAAATACAACTGACATTCAATGGGTGATTAATTGCGAGACcttaaaataatatgttttccCCTGTATATTTCTGGATGAAGTATAGAAAACCTTCAAAGTAAGACGTCTTTATTATAAAATAGAACAAATgtatgtgtttttaaattttagcGAAATGTACAATGCGTGGTTTCTATTGCAGGATTTTTCaatcacttgttatttaaggcaGAGATGGGTAGACCATCGCCTAAATTTTAGCCATCCAAACATAACTCTAGAATTGACTCAAGATGAAATTAGTAGTATTTGGACCCCAGATACATTCTTTCCAGAATCTAAAAAAGGAGATCTACACACCATCACTAAACCGAATACATTGATGCATATTTATCACAATGGAACGGTTCTGTACAGTTTGAGGTATGATATACGTGTTGTAAACAGGATTATTCcgtaaaaaaatgagaaaaaaataaattggaattgaataataaaataatgaaatgcaTGAAAATGACGACGATTTGTAACACAAGACACGAGTAAAGTGGCCTCGCTCTTTCTTTTCAAATGTTGAGAGCACAAATGAAGGATTTGCAGCTTCTTAAtgatttacaaaaatgtaatttACTTTTCTTTCTAGTCATATACAATGAAATAATTCGAAAAATAGTggaactatatacatgtatatcgctAGATGTTATCaacttaatttataaatttaaaaccgACCAATTAAATAATGCAAATCgtaatacatgtatcaacacTAAACAGAGTGACCGCAAGACTAGTTTATTAGATTATACACAGTACATACATGATACAGTAAACAGCTCTTAGTCGGTTTAATGATCTTTAATGTGATGCAGTCAGGATAATGTAATTAGAACGGTGCCAGGCTTATCATTTTGTAGAatagacacgcgtttcgtctacaaatgaacGCTCAACTTAAAAAGAGCTACCGTACACCGGTCTACCGTACAATGAAGTCAAAGAACAATGAACACACATTATTCCGAAAgtttttaccaaatacagcttgTTAATGTTAATATATTCCTGATATAGAACAATTAGAaggtttatataaaaaatatataatttatcttGTAGGTTGCATTTACAGCTGTCTTGTTCGATGGATTTCCATTTATACCCGCTAGATCATCAAAGGTGCAAAATTCATTTAGAAAGCTGTAAGTCTGGTCGTTTATCTATTGATTGGAGCATAAATGCATCAGTATTTGTATATTCGGTCTAATGCAATGGTCGAATTTGATATTAATGAGCCCTTTTGCAAAAGCGATCGAGTTTTCTTAGGTATTTAATTTAAATAGATTTATTATTTACTGGTACGAGTTGACAGATATATGGCGTATATCCATTAAACAGCAAGCCAACACCACAATTAAATCGAACAAGATAACAGTTTATGGAATCATACTGTCTTCAAACACATATGAAATAGggttatgaataaaataaataacacatttatgCGACGAATAGAGCATTAATGTTGTGTAATGTCTAACCCGATGTTGTTTCGGCTATTATCTGCATTAATTGATCATGAATATTGATTAGTTTGATACGCACGCATTTCTTGCTGATCTTGAACTACTTGAAAATTTTGATCAAAGgatttatcaattaattttcattttattgttttttatttaaaagagaaGCGAACAGAGCTTGCTGAATAGTTAGGTTAAGTGTATATAGTTGTTTCTATAGATTGTCAATGGAGAATCATAAATGTCTTTAACAAACTTCAAGGATCGCCCTGAGTATATACAATTTACATATAAATACAACATAAACCAATAAAGATCAAttcatataaataaagaaaagagtGAGACATTAGCGATCAAATTACTATGGCGGTATCCGGTTAGTTTAGTACTCAGTTGTCCTACTTTTTGTCTAGATATATGAAATAGTGAAATGCAATGTCTTGATATCAATTCATCGATTATAAAATACGTTAAAATATCTAAGAAACCTTAATAGTTCGCGACTGTTACTTAAAGTCACGGCTGGAGGTGACTATATTTCTGTAGTACAATGTAGTATTCATCAACACTAATGCCTAAACTGGATAtggattattattattgttataattCTCTTATGACAAGTTAGAAAAATGCAAAAgtctaaatttattttttgtttttcattcagtaCCTTGACTTTTCAAGTTAAGATTAAAAAGTAATAGAATTGTCGCTTCAGTCTAAAATTAGGTCACTAGCGTAAACTTCCAAGTTCTACGATGACTTGAAATTTGATGTTGGACCTTTAGAGCACGATACTAGGAGTTTGGACATTTCAGATTTCGTCGTCAAGCTGTGTGTGTCTTGACCCATTCCTTCATAcacatattttataaaatgtttagttCTAAAATTTCGATAAGTTGTCaaattttgattggctaatatcAGGAGACAGTCTACTCTTAGACTATCTCACGGTTATTATATAGTATTACCTTTGATGGACCGAGGTGCTTACTCATTCATacacattataaaataaagatgatttattttgcATACTTCTTGTAGCATGAGAAATATGGAACTAGATATAAAGACAATGCTTAAGTGTAACGTGCTGGCTACATGCACAAACTGTCGGCCTAAGATTGCTACACTCTGCTTCTTTCGATAACTTTTGTGACTTTTGTTATGACTGTACATGTAACAATACTATGAATGATGTGATGTCATAGCTTACAACTTTCAGTCCCAAATTAGAATGACAATAAGAACAGAATATGCAATATGATCAATTGAAAAACATTTATCCTAGCTGGTAATATGGCAGATTTTTACCCCTCGTCTCAATTGATTgatggattgattgttggttgcttaacgttcagttgcaaatattttatgcatgctAACATAAATGACGATAACAAATTAACTGTGAACACAGTAAGTGTGTGCTGTAACAGGTCCGTGCGGGAAGATGGTCGCGACAATTGGACAGCCACTGGGAAATGAGAGTTTATGTAACTATAATGCCTATGGATAGAGACAGACATTTTCTTTGAAACATGTCACTTACAGAACCTTTCCTGAGGATAATCACAACTCTATCACCTACTTAAGATTATGATTGTTGGGGTTTAAATAACGTCGCATGACCATTCATCCCTTTTATTCTGTACTTGGTTCCCAAACTGGCTTTTATCAAATGTACTAGATAAAAGAAGTCTACAACAATTTGCATTCGCACTAAATCTTGTGTCACAAATTCATATTACAAGACACATTATAGTTTTCCCCGTTGACGTAAGGACGAAAACTAAATATACTATCAGTATTACCAACATTGGCCATTCTTTTGCCTTTTTTGTCGTTACACTGGGCATGCTTGTCTTGATTTACAGAAATTTATTGAAACTTCTGAATTTGTGAAATTTACATAAACATCTGTATAagtcatttcatattttgttcaaAATGTTTTAACTCTAAATAATGTCCCACAGACGGGCTGACCGCAACCAAACTTTTGTATTCATGGATTGATGGAACGCCAGTACATGTGCTGAACGAAAATCTACCACTGTATGATATAAACGGAAGACCACCAACAAGTGCTAGTTTATGCCACACAAGTCTGTTTAATGGAGGTAAACTTCAATTGTGAAATATAACTAAACgttctatattttatataaaaaacctAAATTGATATCTGTTTATTGACTATCCTTTTTCACAATtcatatgtacatgtagtattaaattttaaaatgtcttCCAAATTCGCCTACCACTTTTATGTACAGACTATACTGCAATAAAATGATAATCGCAATAGTAAACGCTTACATTATTCAATTACTATGTATTGACTGTTTGACTCATATATTgtcaacatattttaaatattcattggTATTTTCATCACAGTAAGAGTATTTATATGAGCTTATTTCGGGAGTTCCTTGAtgtgtttatataaaattgagaatggaaatggggaatatggtTGTATAAGTAGTAAATTTACTtgataaagtaataaaaaaaagtagttaaacaatatatatataaacttaattTTGTTAAGGCTAACAAATATTCATTCATTTGTCTGTCTAAAACTGACTAAATAATATCTAGATGTTAACTATATTTTTAGGTACTGGTTTTTCTTGTCTTGAAATGGTTATTGAACTAAAGAGATCCATTGGATACTACATGACTGAAATTTTTATTCCCGACATTCTCATCGTTGTTTTATCGTGGGTCTCGTTCTGGTTGCACCCTCTAGCTGTACCAGGACGTATATCACTAGGTGCAGTCACTGTCCTCACAATGTCATCACTGGGATCAGCGTCCAGACGGAATGCCCCACGTGTGTCATACGTAAAAGCCGTAGACGTGTGGAGTTTGTTTCAGATCCTGTTTGTGTTTGCTGCACTAGTTGAGTTTTCTGTTGTAAATGTACTTGCAAGAATCAAAGTATCTGATGCTAGAGCTTCACAAATAGCACAGGAGAGGGCTTCAAAGCACAGAGAGGTGAGTAAGACGATTTGGGTATAATGATTCTATAAAAGAGAAAACTGTGTTTGTCAATTTAAAAAGCAGCATA of the Mytilus galloprovincialis chromosome 8, xbMytGall1.hap1.1, whole genome shotgun sequence genome contains:
- the LOC143085575 gene encoding glycine receptor subunit alpha-2-like, whose amino-acid sequence is MTNMNVIGIEKNVFSFFLMFTLYNVYTEAISLQRQILQDILDHRDYDKRIPPGIDLGDIYEEQPTNVSVQLFITEMYDVNVNEMDFSITCYLRQRWVDHRLNFSHPNITLELTQDEISSIWTPDTFFPESKKGDLHTITKPNTLMHIYHNGTVLYSLRLHLQLSCSMDFHLYPLDHQRCKIHLESYGLTATKLLYSWIDGTPVHVLNENLPLYDINGRPPTSASLCHTSLFNGGTGFSCLEMVIELKRSIGYYMTEIFIPDILIVVLSWVSFWLHPLAVPGRISLGAVTVLTMSSLGSASRRNAPRVSYVKAVDVWSLFQILFVFAALVEFSVVNVLARIKVSDARASQIAQERASKHRESQGNVQDPDKDENRRPYLERAKKIDKISRIGFPAVYLFFNFLFWVTVPNL